From a region of the Mercurialis annua linkage group LG1-X, ddMerAnnu1.2, whole genome shotgun sequence genome:
- the LOC126679478 gene encoding putative methylesterase 14, chloroplastic, producing MGNKFICMTKKDTKANNNGGGGGGGSRSKRFGRSQRKLLADEELLHRQALSMALHHSQRLEAAGSMSRRIHGSTSSRRLHRNLSDPFSNPKQVAELVESIKSKKFILVHGEGFGAWCWYKTIALLEEAGLLPTAIDLTGSGIHLTDTNTVTTLADYSKPLIDSLHNLPEDDKVILVGHSTSGACISYALEHFPHKISKAIFLCATMMSDGQRPFDVFAEELGSAERFMQESEFLIYGNGKDKSPTGFMFEKQQMKGLYFNQSPTKDVALAMVCMRPIPLGPIMEKLALSPEKYGIGRRFFIQTLDDHALSPDVQEKLVRENPPEGVFKIKASDHCPFFSKPQSLHKILLEIAQIP from the exons ATGGGTAACAAGTTTATATGCATGACAAAGAAGGACACCAAAGCGAATAACaatggaggaggaggaggaggaggatccagaagcaAGAGGTTTGGTAGGTCTCAGAGGAAGTTGTTGGCGGACGAAGAGTTGCTTCACAGACAAGCTCTGTCCATGGCTCTTCATCACTCTCAGCGACTGGAAGCAGCTGGATCCATGTCCAGGAGGATTCACGGCTCCACCAGCTCCCGTCGTCTTCATCGAAATCTTTCCGACCCTTTCTCTAATCCCAAACAG GTAGCAGAGCTTGTGGAGAGTATTAAGTCAAAAAAGTTCATTCTAGTCCATGGAGAAGGGTTTGGAGCATGGTGTTGGTACAAAACCATCGCTCTCTTGGAAGAAGCAGGATTGCTTCCCACTGCCATCGATCTAACAGGATCTGGCATTCATCTCACTGATACAAATACTGTTACAACACTGGCTGACTATTCTAAACCTCTCATCGATTCATTACATAATCTTCCCGAGGATGACAAG GTTATTTTGGTTGGTCATAGCACCAGCGGTGCTTGCATCTCTTATGCACTGGAGCATTTTCCACACAAGATCTCCAAGGCTATTTTCTTATGTGCTACTATGATGTCTGATGGTCAAAGGCCCTTTGATGTCTTCGCTGAAGAG CTTGGATCCGCTGAACGTTTCATGCAAGAATCAGAGTTTTTGATATATGGGAACGGGAAAGACAAGTCTCCAACAGGATTTATGTTTGAGAAACAGCAAATGAAAGGTTTATACTTCAACCAATCACCAACAAAG GATGTTGCATTGGCCATGGTGTGCATGAGACCCATCCCACTGGGTCCTATCATGGAAAAGCTTGCATTGTCCCCCGAAAAATATGGGATAGGTAGGCGATTCTTCATTCAAACGTTGGATGATCATGCTCTGTCACCCGATGTCCAAGAGAAACTGGTGAGGGAAAATCCACCAGAAGGAGTGTTCAAGATTAAAGCAAGTGATCACTGCCCTTTCTTTTCTAAACCACAATCACTGCACAAGATACTGTTGGAAATTGCTCAAATTCCATAG
- the LOC126676341 gene encoding uncharacterized protein LOC126676341, with product MIVIYFFMQILDEAVDVKVILDRYEHLSGQLVNFNKSNLMFSKNVEGNSGVSIAGVLNVKVVLDQGKYLGLPSLIGRNKRQIFQFIKERNWQKVKGWNAKFLSRGGKEVLIKSVAQAIPNYIMNVFLIPLGLCDELERMMNSFWWGRNQSEKRASWGQILAMFGRVFLRRNGW from the exons atgattgttatttattttttcatgcaAATTTTGGATGAAGCGGTGGACGTGAAAGTTATTCTTGATCGATATGAGCATTTATCTGGGCAGCtggttaattttaataaatcaaaTCTAATGTTCAGCAAAAATGTTGAAGGAAATAGCGGTGTTTCCATTGCGGGTGTTTTGAACGTGAAGGTGGTGTTAGACCAAGGCAAATACCTTGGGTTGCCGTCGCTCATTGGTAGAAATAAAAGACAGATTTTTCAGTTTATCAAGGAGAGGAATTGGCAAAAGGTGAAGGGATGGAATGCTAAATTTCTTTCGAGAGGCGGCAAAGAAGTGCTCATTAAGTCGGTTGCTCAAGCTATTCCAAACTATATTATGAATGTCTTTCTGATTCCGCTTGGTTTGTGTGATGAATTAGAGCGGATGATGAATTCATTTTGGTGGGGTCGTAACCAATCGGAAAAGCGAG CTAGTTGGGGTCAAATCCTAGCTATGTTTGGCAGAGTATTTTTGAGGCGCAATGGGTGGTGA